A window from bacterium encodes these proteins:
- the rpoB gene encoding DNA-directed RNA polymerase subunit beta, with protein MKKKIFSSYKYKPFPLPNLLEVQINSYKWFLNKGLAEIFQEVSPIEDYTGSNLELSFGGYYFDEPKYSQDESREHLTSYEAPLRIKARLKNKHTGEIKEQEIYLGDFPLMTSRGTFIINGVERVIVSQLIRSSGVFFTVQNTKNKNQFGAKIIPNRGAWLEFETDNDGVISVKIDRKRKVPVSSLFRIFGLTQDEDIIEAFKKHDTSVDVTHIKNTLAKDAAKNQNDAYIEIYKRIRPGDMATAENAKSLIDAMFGGARYDLSEVGRWKMEQRLQSIRKEEDAKSRSFLKERDLNKNYTDRVLHLADLVAIISQVIKLNNEQPPKADDIDHLGNRRVRAMGELVQQRLRLGFARLERIAKDRMSTLDVTTITPAQLINARPLIAVVKEFFASSQLSQFMDQVNPLAELEHKRRLSALGPGGLARERAGFEVRDVHTSHYGRICPIETPEGPNIGLVEYFASYARLNEFGFIETPYRVIKNGKITEDIKYLNALEEEQYYIAHGGVKVDEDGKFLEELVQVRYLTEPTLIERNKVQLMDVSPQQIISIATSLIPFLEHDDANRALMGSNMQRQAVPCVKPQVPWVGTGAEERAVQDSGYVILAEEDGTIEAVDGRKIKVKYSKSVKDKMRGELKVMRTETVKGGGEIVEYNLHNFVRSNQYTSLNQFPRLAKGAKFKKGEVLADGISTEDGALALGQNLTVAFMSWRGGNFEDAIILSEKIVEQDIFSSIHIESYSIDVRETKLGPEITTPDIPNVSEEKLKDLDEEGIVRIGAEVGQGDILVGKISPKGEADLTAEERLLRAIFGEKARDVKDASLHLPHGKRGRVVGIKIFERDKGDKLPAGVIKTIQVEVAEYRKVSVGDKLAGRHGNKGVISMILPEEEMPYMADGRSVDIILNPLGVASRMNIGQILETHLGWAMKAKGMRAATPALAGATEDEIRAELKDAGLPEDGKVVLHDGKTGERFSQKVTVGIIYMMKLNHLVEDKLHMRSIGPYSLITQQPLGGKAQFGGQRFGEMEVWALEGYGAANILQEMLTIKSDDVVGRGYAYESIIKGETIRTPNIPASFFVLVNEMKGLGLNVELIGEEVLPPSEIKEEIKIEN; from the coding sequence ATGAAAAAGAAAATCTTCTCCTCATATAAATACAAACCTTTTCCATTACCCAACCTGTTGGAGGTTCAAATAAATTCATATAAATGGTTTCTAAATAAGGGTTTAGCCGAAATATTTCAAGAAGTTTCTCCTATAGAAGATTACACCGGCAGTAATTTGGAGCTTTCTTTTGGGGGCTATTATTTTGATGAGCCTAAATATTCTCAAGATGAATCCCGAGAACATCTGACTTCGTATGAAGCTCCGCTAAGAATAAAAGCTAGGTTAAAGAATAAACACACGGGTGAAATAAAGGAACAAGAAATCTATTTGGGCGATTTTCCTTTAATGACTTCTCGTGGCACGTTTATTATTAACGGCGTAGAGAGAGTTATTGTTTCTCAACTAATACGTTCTTCCGGTGTTTTTTTTACTGTTCAAAACACAAAAAACAAAAATCAATTTGGCGCCAAGATTATTCCAAACCGCGGCGCTTGGTTAGAATTTGAAACAGATAACGATGGAGTAATTTCCGTAAAAATAGACAGAAAACGCAAAGTGCCAGTCTCATCTCTATTTAGAATTTTTGGTTTAACCCAAGACGAAGATATAATAGAAGCTTTTAAAAAGCACGATACATCTGTTGATGTTACTCACATAAAAAATACTCTAGCTAAAGATGCGGCTAAAAACCAAAACGACGCCTATATAGAAATATATAAGCGCATTCGCCCGGGCGACATGGCTACTGCTGAAAATGCTAAAAGTTTGATAGACGCGATGTTTGGTGGCGCGAGATACGATTTGTCCGAAGTTGGCCGATGGAAAATGGAACAAAGATTGCAAAGTATAAGAAAAGAAGAAGATGCTAAGTCAAGATCTTTTCTTAAAGAAAGGGATCTAAATAAAAATTATACTGACAGAGTTTTGCATTTGGCAGATTTGGTGGCTATTATTTCTCAAGTAATAAAATTAAATAACGAACAACCGCCCAAAGCCGACGACATAGATCATTTAGGCAATCGCCGTGTTCGCGCTATGGGCGAGCTGGTTCAGCAAAGATTAAGATTGGGTTTTGCGCGCTTAGAAAGAATTGCTAAAGACCGAATGTCTACGCTTGATGTAACTACAATTACGCCGGCCCAGCTTATAAATGCGCGTCCTTTAATTGCGGTGGTCAAAGAGTTTTTTGCTTCGTCCCAGCTTTCGCAGTTTATGGATCAAGTGAACCCTTTGGCGGAATTGGAACACAAGCGCCGTCTTTCGGCCTTAGGACCTGGCGGGCTGGCGCGTGAAAGAGCGGGTTTTGAAGTGCGCGATGTGCACACTTCGCACTACGGCAGAATTTGCCCCATTGAAACTCCAGAAGGGCCAAACATTGGTTTGGTGGAATATTTTGCTTCTTATGCCCGATTAAATGAATTTGGATTTATCGAAACTCCTTATAGAGTTATTAAAAACGGCAAAATAACAGAAGATATAAAATATCTTAACGCTTTAGAAGAAGAACAATATTATATTGCTCACGGCGGAGTAAAAGTTGATGAAGATGGTAAATTTTTGGAAGAACTTGTTCAAGTTCGTTATTTAACCGAACCTACTTTAATAGAAAGAAATAAGGTTCAGTTGATGGACGTTTCGCCTCAGCAGATTATTAGCATTGCCACTTCGCTTATTCCTTTTTTGGAACATGATGATGCTAACCGCGCTTTGATGGGTTCCAATATGCAACGCCAAGCTGTGCCTTGCGTTAAGCCGCAGGTGCCTTGGGTGGGCACGGGCGCCGAAGAAAGAGCCGTGCAAGATTCGGGTTATGTAATTTTGGCCGAAGAAGACGGCACTATTGAGGCGGTGGACGGCCGGAAAATTAAAGTTAAATATAGTAAATCAGTTAAAGACAAAATGCGGGGCGAACTTAAAGTGATGCGCACCGAGACGGTTAAAGGCGGCGGCGAAATTGTGGAATATAATTTGCATAACTTTGTGCGTTCCAACCAATATACTTCTTTAAACCAATTTCCTCGCCTGGCTAAAGGCGCTAAATTTAAAAAAGGCGAAGTTTTGGCCGATGGTATTTCGACCGAAGACGGTGCTTTGGCTTTGGGCCAAAATTTAACCGTAGCTTTTATGAGTTGGCGGGGCGGCAATTTTGAAGACGCTATTATTCTTTCCGAAAAAATAGTAGAGCAAGATATTTTCTCTTCCATCCACATTGAAAGCTATTCTATAGATGTGCGTGAAACCAAGCTTGGTCCGGAAATTACTACGCCCGACATTCCCAATGTTTCCGAAGAAAAATTAAAAGATTTAGACGAAGAAGGTATTGTACGCATTGGCGCTGAAGTGGGCCAGGGCGATATTTTGGTGGGCAAGATTTCGCCCAAAGGCGAGGCCGATCTAACCGCCGAAGAAAGATTGCTGCGCGCCATATTCGGCGAAAAGGCCCGCGATGTCAAAGACGCTTCGTTGCATTTGCCTCACGGCAAAAGGGGCCGGGTGGTGGGTATTAAAATTTTTGAACGCGATAAAGGCGATAAGCTGCCAGCCGGCGTTATAAAAACTATTCAAGTGGAAGTGGCTGAATACAGAAAAGTTTCGGTGGGCGATAAATTAGCGGGTAGGCACGGCAACAAAGGTGTTATCTCTATGATTTTGCCAGAAGAAGAAATGCCCTATATGGCCGATGGCCGTAGCGTAGATATTATTTTAAATCCCTTGGGTGTGGCTAGCCGTATGAACATTGGCCAAATTTTAGAAACTCACTTAGGTTGGGCTATGAAAGCTAAGGGCATGAGAGCGGCTACACCAGCTTTAGCCGGTGCTACCGAAGATGAAATTAGAGCCGAACTTAAAGACGCTGGCTTACCCGAAGATGGCAAAGTTGTTTTGCACGATGGCAAGACCGGTGAAAGATTTTCTCAAAAAGTTACCGTGGGAATTATTTATATGATGAAGCTTAACCACTTGGTTGAAGACAAACTTCACATGCGTTCTATTGGGCCCTATTCGCTTATTACGCAACAGCCTTTGGGTGGTAAAGCGCAATTTGGTGGCCAAAGATTTGGCGAAATGGAGGTTTGGGCTTTGGAAGGTTATGGCGCTGCCAATATTTTGCAAGAAATGTTAACCATAAAATCGGACGATGTGGTTGGCCGTGGCTATGCTTATGAAAGCATTATTAAAGGAGAAACAATTAGAACACCAAATATTCCAGCTTCGTTCTTTGTCTTGGTAAACGAAATGAAAGGTTTGGGCCTTAATGTAGAACTTATCGGTGAAGAGGTTTTGCCACCGAGCGAAATTAAAGAAGAAATCAAAATAGAAAATTAA